The following coding sequences lie in one Chanos chanos chromosome 4, fChaCha1.1, whole genome shotgun sequence genomic window:
- the cog2 gene encoding conserved oligomeric Golgi complex subunit 2, with the protein MNLPKGPDSLCFDKDEFMKDDFDVDKFVAECRKRVQLEEMREDLEQYYKLLKSAMVELINKDYADFVNLSTNLVGMDKALNQLSLPLGQLREEVLSLRSAVNEVIQAIDTRLSKQDDIQKKKMCVMRLIQVVRSVEKIEKILHSQSSKDTTSLEISSPLLAGQILERIATEFNQLQFHAVQSRGMPLLDKVRPRIAGITAMLQQSLEGLLIQGLQTSNVDMVRHCLRTYATIDKTRDAEALVGQVLVKPYMDEIIVEQFVKSSPNGLQIMYAKLLEFVPHHCRLLREVTGGTISSDKADIVPGYDFLVNSVWPEIIKAVEERIPSLFNPGNPDAFYERYIISMDFVRKFEKQCGSQASVKRLRAHPAYQSFHNKWNLPVYFQLRYKEIAGSLEGAIADGLEAAPAGSLYHLQVSQVLWSCVCRSWAERIYLPPLAHRFWKLTLQLFSRYTKFLTEVLTKTTPIEVPKDPVRPLPSSASSTSSRTSQDADSESGGPTALSTKQLVFIVADLDKLQEQIPELSKIVTERLEAIGFKNFVIISDALEDSRASLSGCIPTLNSRMTQHLTERSCRFLKNASEVPRLYRRTNKEVPSRASAYMDNALQPLHQLVNDSKDTVKPSIIHEWLRVTLSDCTHRYYETISDVLSSVKKMEESLKRLKQARKTTTANTTGSNAGPSDDSKIRLQLALDVEYLGEQIKKMGLQPSDISMFSSLLDLVHEARDAASAEQAAS; encoded by the exons ATGAACCTTCCAAAAGGACCGGATTCATTGTGTTTTGACAAGGACGAATTTATGAAG GATGATTTCGACGTTGATAAGTTTGTGGCCGAGTGCAGGAAGCGTGTTCAGTTGGAAGAGATGCGAGAGGATCTGGAGCAGTATTATAAACTGCTCAAATCTGCCATGGTTGAGCTCATCAATAAAGACTATGCTGATTTTGTCAACCTTTCTACAAATCTT GTTGGAATGGATAAAGCCCTTAATCAGCTCTCTCTTCCACTGGGACAACTACGAGAAGAAGTTCTG AGCCTGAGGTCGGCTGTAAATGAAGTTATTCAAGCCATAGACACGCGATTGTCCAAGCAAGATGACATCCAAAAGAAGaag ATGTGTGTCATGAGACTCATCCAAGTTGTCCGATCAGTGGAGAAGATCGAGAAAATTCTCCACTCACAAAGTTCGAAAGACACAACATCTCTAGAGATAAGCAG CCCTCTCCTAGCTGGACAGATTCTGGAGCGGATTGCCACTGAGTTTAACCAGCTTCAGTTCCATGCAGTCCAGAGCAGAGGCATGCCACTGCTGGATAAAGTGCGACCG CGTATAGCAGGGATCACTGCTATGCTCCAGCAGTCACTGGAGGGGCTGTTGATTCAGGGCCTACAGACATCTAACGTGGACATGGTGCGGCATTGTTTACGCACATATGCCACCATAGACAAGACCAGAGATGCTGAGGCGCTAGTGGGACAAGTCCTAGTGAAACCATACATGGATGAG ATTATTGTTGAACAGTTTGTCAAGTCTAGCCCCAATGGTCTGCAGATAATGTATGCCAAACTGCTGGAGTTTGTGCCTCATCACTGTAGGTTACTCAGAGAAGTAACTGGAGGCACTATTTCCAG TGACAAAGCAGACATTGTTCCTGGATATGATTTCCTGGTGAATTCAGTGTGGCCTGAGATCATCAAAGCCGTGGAGGAAAGgattccctctcttttcaatCCCGGAAACCCTGATGCTTTTTATGAG AGGTACATTATCAGCATGGATTTTGTGAGGAAATTTGAGAAGCAGTGTGGTTCACAGGCCAGTGTCAAGCGACTGCGTGCACATCCAGCCTACCAAAGTTTCCACAACAAATGGAATCTCCCTGTCTATTTCCAGCTCCG gTACAAAGAAATTGCTGGGAGCCTAGAGGGTGCCATTGCAGATGGTTTAGAAGCAGCACCAG CTGGAAGTCTCTACCACCTGCAGGTGTCTCAGGTgttgtggagctgtgtgtgcaGATCCTGGGCAGAGAGAATTTACTTGCCACCTCTGGCACATCGCTTCTGGAAACTCACACTACAGCTCTTCTCACGTTACACCAAATTTCTGACTGAG GTTCTGACCAAAACTACTCCCATTGAGGTCCCTAAAGACCCTGTGAGGCCTCTTCCCAGCTCTGCGTCATCCACGTCTAGCCGCACATCTCAGGATGCCGACAGCGAGAGTGGGGGCCCGACGGCCCTGTCCACTAAGCAGCTGGTCTTCATAGTAGCCGACCTAGACAAACTGCAGGAGCAG ATTCCAGAGCTCTCCAAGATCGTCACAGAGAGACTTGAAGCCATTGGTTTCAAAAATTTTGTTATCATTTCAG ATGCCTTAGAAGACTCCAGGGCCTCTCTGTCTGGTTGCATTCCCACACTGAACAGCCGGATGACTCAGCATTTGACAGAGAGGAGTTGCCGTTTTCTGAAGAATGCCTCGGAAGTACCAAGACTTTACCGGAGAACTAATAAG GAGGTGCCCTCCAGGGCCTCGGCGTACATGGATAACGCTCTGCAGCCTCTTCATCAGTTAGTCAATGACTCAAAAGACACAGTGAAACCGTCAATCATCCATGAATGGCTACGTGTAACCCTCTCGGATTGTACCCACAG GTACTATGAGACCATATCGGACGTGCTGAGCTCAGTGAAGAAAATGGAAGAGAGTTTAAAGAGGTTGAAACAGGCGAGGAAGACTACCACGGCCAATACAACAGGCAGCAATGCCGGCCCTTCCGACGACAGCAAAATTCGCCTGCAGTTGGCTCTGGATGTGGAATATCTTGGAGAGCAG ATTAAGAAGATGGGCCTGCAACCGAGTGACATCAGCATGTTCTCATCTCTTCTGGACCTGGTCCACGAGGCCCGAGATGCAGCCTCAGCGGAGCAGGCAGCATCCTAA
- the agt gene encoding angiotensinogen, translating to MKMHQFLPLILFSCLTMSVANRVYVHPFYLFSHKNISCEVIQTEDPKPLETISLTPLQDGTEPDPRPNTATEELQNITQRTAVLAELQNFLGLRMYEKLSGKQQDANILFSPYNAFGTLVTLYLGASKNTAVSYQKLLGLNRDSGRPDCVYLIDGYTVLRTLQAINSLIDGPRDELTTLVWTFVSSDADLSKKFVRGTQEFSDSSYTRAVDFAQPEDAEAQVNSFIQRTSDSKPTQLFKDISKTTNLLFASSVHFKGNWRTAFQPEATSMQEFKTDEKSTVKVPMMTHTGHYMYLDDEGRKCTVVKLGLSKRTYMLLVLPHEGASLQDIEKQQLTAEVISKWYQHLKERYLELSLPKFSLTAVTDLKAVLSDLLVESYLLGSDADFQELSSKENFTVDKVLNKVVFEMSEEGSEAQNKTQEAGVPLKVTVDKPFFFAIVEGNSNAILMLGKIINPTL from the exons ATGAAGATGCATCAGTTTCTACCTCTCATCCTGTTCTCCTGTCTCACAATGAGTGTGGCAAATCGCGTATACGTTCATCCCTTTTACCTCTTTAGCCATAAAAATATCAGCTGTGAAGTCATCCAAACTGAGGATCCTAAACCCCTGGAAACCATctcactgactcctctccaggACGGCACTGAACCAGACCCTCGGCCCAATACAGCCACCGAGGAGTTGCAGAACATCACACAGAGGACTGCTGTTCTTGCAGAGTTACAGAACTTTCTTGGCCTACGGATGTATGAGAAGCTTAGTGGCAAGCAGCAGGATGCCAACATACTGTTTTCACCCTACAATGCCTTTGGTACTTTGGTGACGCTTTATCTTGGAGCCTCCAAGAACACCGCTGTATCCTACCAGAAGCTTCTAGGGCTGAACAGAGATTCTGGGAGGCCAGACTGTGTGTACCTCATTGATGGATACACAGTACTACGCACACTCCAGGCCATCAACTCTCTCATTGACGGACCGAGAGATGAGTTGACCACCCTCGTATGGACCTTTGTGAGTAGTGATGCTGACCTGTCCAAAAAATTTGTGCGAGGAACACAAGAGTTCTCTGATTCCTCCTATACCCGGGCTGTTGACTTCGCTCAGCCTGAGGACGCTGAAGCACAGGTCAATTCCTTTATCCAAAGGACATCGGACAGCAAGCCCACGCAACTGTTCAAGGACATCAGTAAAACCACCAACCTTTTGTTTGCTAGTTCAGTGCATTTCAAAG GTAATTGGAGGACTGCCTTCCAGCCTGAGGCAACTTCCATGCAGGAGTTTAAAACTGATGAAAAGTCCACAGTGAAGGTTCCTATGATGACTCACACAGGACACTATATGTATCTGGATGACGAAGGCAGAAAGTGCACTGTAGTTAAACTTGGCCTGAGCAAACGGACCTACATGCTGTTGGTGCTGCCTCATGAGGGAGCAAGCTTGCAAGACATTGAGAAGCAACAGTTGACTGCTGAGGTCATTTCAAAATGGTACCAGCATCTTAAGGAGAG ATACCTGGAACTGTCTCTACCCAAATTCTCACTGACTGCTGTGACTGACTTGAAAGCTGTGCTTTCTGATTTGCTTGTCGAGTCATATTTGCTTGGCTCAGATGCTGACTTCCAGGAACTCAGCAGTAAAGAAAACTTCACAGTTGATAAG GTGCTCAACAAAGTGGTGTTCGAGATGTCAGAAGAGGGATCTGAGGCCCAAAACAAGACCCAGGAAGCAGGAGTTCCACTAAAAGTCACCGTGGACaagcctttcttttttgccaTTGTGGAAGGCAACTCCAATGCCATATTAATGTTAGGAAAAATCATCAACCCAACTCTTTAA